A DNA window from Macadamia integrifolia cultivar HAES 741 chromosome 4, SCU_Mint_v3, whole genome shotgun sequence contains the following coding sequences:
- the LOC122076050 gene encoding ribonuclease 1-like, which produces MKPTISAPLHILVLHLLVVLSASQDFDFFYLVQQWPGSYCDAKQKCCYPTTGKPASDFGIHGLWPNYKDGSYPSNCDSSNSFDASVISDLTGRMQTNWPSLACPSSTGLKFWSHEWEKHGTCSESVLDQHGYFETALNLKKKVDLLQILENAGIQPDGGFYSLDSIKKAIRDGSGYTPFIECNVDDSGNSQLYQVYLCVDNSGSDFTECPVFPKGRCDSKIEFPTF; this is translated from the exons atgaagccCACAATTTCAGCACCGCTTCACATTCTGGTGTTACATCTTCTGGTTGTTCTATCTGCTTCACAGGATTTTGATTTCTTCTACCTTGTTCAACAG TGGCCAGGGTCATACTGTGATGCAAAGCAGAAATGCTGTTACCCAACAACAGGGAAGCCTGCATCAGATTTCGGAATTCATGGGCTTTGGCCCAATTACAAGGATGGATCGTATCCATCCAACTGTGATTCCAGCAACTCCTTCGATGCATCAGTG ATCTCAGACCTGACCGGCCGTATGCAGACTAACTGGCCATCGCTAGCCTGTCCGAGCAGCACCGGCCTGAAATTCTGGTCACACGAATGGGAGAAACACGGGACTTGCTCAGAATCTGTCCTCGATCAACATGGATACTTTGAAACTGCTCTCAACCTCAAGAAAAAAGTGGACCTCCTCCAAATCCTCGAAAACGCAG GAATCCAACCGGATGGGGGATTTTACAGCTTGGACAGTATCAAGAAGGCCATAAGGGATGGAAGTGGATACACTCCCTTTATAGAGTGCAATGTCGACGACTCCGGCAATAGCCAGCTCTATCAGGTTTACCTTTGCGTGGATAATTCCGGGTCTGACTTCACCGAGTGTCCGGTATTCCCAAAAGGCCGGTGCGATTCAAAGATCGAATTCCCTACTTTCTAA